The genomic interval GTTTTATATGTAATTTACCAGATGGTTATGATACTTATGTAGGCGAAAAAGGAGTAAGGCTATCCGGAGGACAAAAACAAAGGATATCTATTGCGAGAGTTTTTTTAAAAAATCCTCCAATATTGATTTTAGATGAAGCAACTTCTGCTTTAGATAACGAAACAGAAATAAGAATACAAAAAGCTTTAGAAGAATTGTCAGAGGGAAGGACAACATTAGTTATAGCTCATAGATTGTCAACAATAAAAAATGCAGATGAAATAGTCGTTATTACTAATGAAGGTGTAAAAGAAAGAGGCAATCATGAAGAATTGTTAGAAAAGAAAGGTATTTATGAAAAACTATACAAATCACAATTTAGGGGTTATATACCTGATGATATAGATTACTAGTATTTAATATTAAAATAACAGTTCAAGTGGTAAGTTAGAAATAACAAATTTATCAATTTTCAACACTTTACTTTATGATTAATCAGGGTTAACTTTAGTAAACGAATTCACTATGGAAAATTAAAACTGTATATAAAAACTACATACAAATATCACAAAAATAAATATTTTACATAGTATAATACTGTATAAATATTTAATAAAGAGAGGTGTAACTTGTATGGATTTCAATATACAGTATCCGGAAATATATTATAGAATTCATCCAAGCGTTGTGCAATGCATAATGAGATATTTTTCTTCGTATAATGCACTTAATCAAATGCCAGATGAAGATCAGTTAAGTGTTATGGTTGATGAAGTATATAGTGAAGTTGTTAGAGAATACCCTGAGATAAATAAAGACATAAAAGAACAAAAAAGTCTTATTAGAACAAAATATGCTCAAAATAGACCCTATTATGGGAGGAAAAGATTACTTAAAGATATAATATCTATTATAATAATTGGAGAACTTATGAAGAGAAGAAGACCACCATATTATAGACCATATTATGGACCATATTATGGATATTAACATATAACAGTGAATTATGTTTGATATATTACATTATTAAGCTTTTGAAAAATTAAAATTAGTAGTATAATGAAGTGGTAAATACGTGGATATTTGCTACTTTTTTATTAATTCTTCATCCTCTCATTTCAATAAGTGAGAGGATGAAGTTCTTTGATTACAGGTGGAGTAGAATTTTCACCTGAAGTCTTGATGTTTAATTTAGAAAAATTTATAGTAAAAAAGAACTAATTATTTGTTTACCATAATCGCATTTACAAAAAATTAATAATGAAGAAACTTTCAAATTTACAGTAATTCTTATAATACTACTTAACATAAGGTTAAGTTATTAATAAAATATTACTATTTACAAATAGTTTGGTGTAATATACAATATATATGTATTGAAAAAAGAAACACCACAATATAAAGGGGTTGTATAAATGATTACAAGAGTTCAAAAAAGAAATGGTGATATTGTTGATTTTGACTTACATAAGATTCAAAATGCTATTTTTTCATCAGCGAAAACAGTTGGAGGAGACAATATCAATGAATCAAAGAGATTAGCTGAAATGGTAGAAAATATAATATCAGAAGCTTTTGGAGTAGGAATTCCTTCAGTCGAAGACATTCAAGATATAGTAGAAAAAGTACTTATAGAAGAAGGTCATGCGAAAACAGCTAAAGCATATATTCTTTATAGAAGCAAACATGCTGAAATTAGAGAAAATAAAAATTTGTTCATGGATGCAGAAAGCATGATTGATGAATATGTATCATTTGATGATTGGCGAATTAATGAAAATGCTAATATGGGTTTTAGTTTACAAGGATTAAATAATCATATAGTAGATTCAATAACACAAAAATATTGGCTTAATAAGATCTATACTAAAGAGTTAAGAGATGCTCATATAAATGGAGATCTACACATACATGATTTAGGATTGTTAGCACCATATTGTTGTGGTTGGGATTTAGAATCAATATTGAATAATGGCTTTAAAGGAGCTTCAGGTAAATTGGAATCAAAACCACCAAAGCACTTAAAGTCTTTTTTAGGACAAATAGTTAACTGGTTATATACATTGCAAGGTGAAGCAGCAGGAGCACAAGCTGTAAGTTCATTAGATACTTATGTAGCACCATTTATATATTATGATAATTTATCATATTATGAAGTTAAAAAGTCAGTGCAAAGTTTTATATATAATTTAAATGTTCCAACTAGAGTAGGATTTCAAACTCCGTTTACAAATATAACGCTTGATGTAATATGTCATCCAATGCTAAAAAATATGCCTGTAACTATAGGTGGCAAAAGAATGGAAAAGACCTATGGAGAATTTCAGGATCAGATGGATATGTTTAATAAAGCTTTTTGTGAGGTAATGATGGAAGGAGATGGAGCGGGTAGAAGCTTTAGTTTTCCTATTCCTACAATAAATATAACTAGAGATTTTCCTTGGGACTCTGAAATATCAAATTGTATCATGGAAATGACTAGAAAGTTTGGAACACCATATTTTGCTAACTTCATTAATAGTGAACTTGATCCTGAGGATGTAAGAAGCATGTGTTGTAGATTACGTTTAGATAACAGAGAATTAAGAAGGCGAGGCGGAGGATTATTCGGAGCTAATCCGCTAACAGGGTCAATTAATGTAGTAACATTGAACATGGGAAGAATAGGTTATTTATCAGAATCTAGAGAAGAATTCAAACAAAGAGTAAGGAGTTTAATGGAAAAAGCTAAATTAATCTGTGAATTAAAAAGAACATCTTTAGAAAAATATATGGAAGCTGGTCTATATCCATATTCAAGATATTACTTACAAGGAGTTAAAGACTCACAAGGTGGTTATTATAAAAATCATTTTAGTACAATTGGGTTAAATGGAATGAATGAAGCATGTCTTAATTTATTAGGAGAAGATATAACTACTGAAGAAGGACAGGAATTTGCTGTAGAAGTTATGGAATTTATGAATAAAGTAATACAAATTTTCCAAGAAGAAACTGGCAGTTTATGGAATTTAGAAGCATCTCCAGCTGAAGGGGCTGCATATAGATTTGCTAGAATGGATAAAAGGATGTATCCTAAAATAATAACTCAAGGTGATAAAGAGCCATATTATACAAATTCAACACAACTTCCAGTGGGTCATACAAAAGACATATTTGAAGCAATTGAGTTACAAGAAAATTTACAGACACTTTATACTGGTGGAACAGTTTTTCATGGATTTATGGGTGAAGAATTAGATAGTATCGAAACGGTGAAACTTTTATTACAAAGATGTTTTGAAAATAGTCGAATTCCTTATATAACTATAACACCTACATATAGTATATGTAGTGAACACGGTTATTTGAGCGGGAATCAACCAGTTTGCCCTAAATGTAACAGTAAAACTGAAGTATGGACACGTGTTGTCGGATTCCATAGACCTATTCAATCGTGGAACAAAGGTAAGTTAGAAGAATTTAATGATAGACAGGAATTCGAAGCAAAAACCAGCTTAAAGCAAAATAAATCTGATTTAGTAACAGTATTATAGGTGTTTGATATGATATTTCATGGGCATATAAAGAGTTCGTTTATTGATTACCCTGATAAAATATCGACTGTGTTATTTACTAAAGGCTGTAATTTCAGGTGTTCTTTTTGTCATAATGCAGAGCTTTTAGGGCAGTGGGAAAATGAATTGAATGAAAAATATATTTTTGATTTTCTTAATAAAAGGAAGAATTTTATAGATGCTGTGTGTGTTTCTGGAGGAGAAGTTACATTATATCCACAACTTTATGATTTTTTAAAAAAAGTAAAAGAATTAGGTTTCTTAGCAAAGATTGATACAAATGGTACTAATCCTGAAATGATTTATAAGCTATTAAATGAAGATTATATAGATTATATAGCTATGGATATTAAAGCACCATTTGAAAAATATAAATCAGTAGTTAATGCAGATGCAGACATAAAAAAAATAAAAGATAGTATAGAAATTATAAGACAATCAAAAAAAGGTTATGAATTTAGAACTACCGTTTGTAAAGAACTATTAAGTGTAGAGGATATAATAAAAATAGCAGAATATTTAAAAGGCAGTAGTAAATATGCTATACAAAATTTTAGAGATGGTGATAATGTATTAGTTGGAAAAGGTAAGCTAACTCCTTTTACAATAGAAGAACTAGATTTTTTAAAACAAAAGATAAATAATTATTTTAACAAATTGATAATTAGATAAACTAATAAAACCGACCTAAAGCATATTTTTTAGGTCGGTTTAGTTTAAGATAAAAAGTTTTTTTCAGAGATATATAATTAACAATTTATACCATTAATTTCAGACTATTTGTACAAAATTTTCATAATAGATAACTTTGCTAATATATAAAAGTGAATAAATAGATAAAATTTAAATAATATAAAAAAAAAACGAAAAAAACGAAAAAAATGAAGGAAAATAATGGAATACGGAGAATGTAAATAGTAACTAGAAAAAACCAAATTATTCATAGAAAATAAATACTTCTT from Abyssisolibacter fermentans carries:
- a CDS encoding anaerobic ribonucleoside-triphosphate reductase activating protein; amino-acid sequence: MIFHGHIKSSFIDYPDKISTVLFTKGCNFRCSFCHNAELLGQWENELNEKYIFDFLNKRKNFIDAVCVSGGEVTLYPQLYDFLKKVKELGFLAKIDTNGTNPEMIYKLLNEDYIDYIAMDIKAPFEKYKSVVNADADIKKIKDSIEIIRQSKKGYEFRTTVCKELLSVEDIIKIAEYLKGSSKYAIQNFRDGDNVLVGKGKLTPFTIEELDFLKQKINNYFNKLIIR
- a CDS encoding ribonucleoside triphosphate reductase — encoded protein: MITRVQKRNGDIVDFDLHKIQNAIFSSAKTVGGDNINESKRLAEMVENIISEAFGVGIPSVEDIQDIVEKVLIEEGHAKTAKAYILYRSKHAEIRENKNLFMDAESMIDEYVSFDDWRINENANMGFSLQGLNNHIVDSITQKYWLNKIYTKELRDAHINGDLHIHDLGLLAPYCCGWDLESILNNGFKGASGKLESKPPKHLKSFLGQIVNWLYTLQGEAAGAQAVSSLDTYVAPFIYYDNLSYYEVKKSVQSFIYNLNVPTRVGFQTPFTNITLDVICHPMLKNMPVTIGGKRMEKTYGEFQDQMDMFNKAFCEVMMEGDGAGRSFSFPIPTINITRDFPWDSEISNCIMEMTRKFGTPYFANFINSELDPEDVRSMCCRLRLDNRELRRRGGGLFGANPLTGSINVVTLNMGRIGYLSESREEFKQRVRSLMEKAKLICELKRTSLEKYMEAGLYPYSRYYLQGVKDSQGGYYKNHFSTIGLNGMNEACLNLLGEDITTEEGQEFAVEVMEFMNKVIQIFQEETGSLWNLEASPAEGAAYRFARMDKRMYPKIITQGDKEPYYTNSTQLPVGHTKDIFEAIELQENLQTLYTGGTVFHGFMGEELDSIETVKLLLQRCFENSRIPYITITPTYSICSEHGYLSGNQPVCPKCNSKTEVWTRVVGFHRPIQSWNKGKLEEFNDRQEFEAKTSLKQNKSDLVTVL